GAAAAAGCTATGGTTACAGCAGCGGCAGAAAGGTCATTGCACTTATCCAAAGAGCGATCGCTAATTCTCTGGTTCGATGAAGTTGGAATTATCGATGTCCCTTTGGTAGGCGGAAAAAATGCTTCCTTAGGGGAAATGATTCAGCAGTTAACCCGCCAGGGAGTCAATGTTCCCAACGGGTTTGCCACAACGGCGTATGCCTACCGCTATTTCATTCAATCAGCGGGATTAGAAGACAAGCTGCGATCGCTCTTTTCTGACTTGGATGTTGAAGACCTCGACAACCTGCGGGAACGCGGAAAAAAGGCACGAGCATTGTTAATGCATACGCCTTTCCCTGAGGAACTACGGGCAGCAATTACCGCAGCTTACCAACAGATGTGCAAGCTTTATGGCTCTGACATGGATGTAGCTATTCGCTCCTCTGCCACCGCTGAAGATTTGCCCGATGCTAGTTTTGCCGGTCAACAAGAAACCTTCCTAAACGTTCAAACCGCTCCAGGAGTTTTGGCAGCTTGTCATCGATGCTTTGCCTCCCTATTTACCGACCGTGCAATTTCTTACCGCCACATCAAGAACTTCGACCATTTTGATGTTGCGCTTTCCGTCGGCGTGCAAAAAATGGTACGTTCGGATTTAGCCTCCTCTGGTGTCATGTTCTCGATTGATACCGAAACTGGGTTTAAAAATGCCGCCTTAATTACAGCCGCTTACGGGTTAGGGGAAAATGTAGTTCAAGGGGCAGTTAACCCTGATGAATATCTGGTTTTCAAACCTACCTTAAAAGATGGATTCCGCCCAATTATTGACAAACGACTGGGCAGCAAAGAATTCAAATTAGTGTGCGATCAGGGGGGCTGTAAAATCACTAAGAATGAGCGAGTGCCCTTAAGCGATCAACGGAAATTCGCCCTCAACGATGACGAAATTTTGCAACTCGCCGAGTGGGCTTGCTTGATTGAAAATCATTACAGCGATGTCCACGGCAAAGATATGCCGATGGATATTGAGTGGGCAAAAGATGGCGTTACTAATGAGCTTTTCATCGTCCAAGCTCGCCCAGAAACAGTGCAATCGCAAAAGAATAAAACAGTTCTGCGTAGCTATCATCTGGTAGGAGGGCAGCAGGCGGTACCTTTACTAACAGGGCGTAGCGTTGGAGAGGCAATCGGGCAGGGCAAAGCCAGGGTAATTCTCGATGCGAACAAAATTGATTTGTTCCAAGCCGGGGAAGTTTTAGTCACTGATAAAACTGACCCTGATTGGGAACCAATCATGAAAAAAGCTAGCGCGATTATTACGAATAAAGGGGGGCGTACCTGTCACGCGGCAATTATTGCCAGAGAAATGGGAATTCCAGCCATTGTGGGTTGCGGAAATGGTACAGATATTTTAAAAACAGGCCAAGAAATTACGGTTTCTTGTTCTGAAGGAGAAGAAGGACGGGTTTATTCCGGATTATTACCCTACGAAGTTCAAGAAATTCCGCTGGAGAACCTACCCCGCACTCGCACTAAAATTATGATGAATGTAGGCAATCCTGAAGAAGCATTTAGCCTCTCAGCGATTCCGAATGATGGGGTAGGATTAGCTAGGCTGGAATTCATCATTGCTAATCACATCAAAGCCCATCCTTTAGCTTTGATTTATTACGACAAATTAGAGGATGTAGAAGCTAAAGAAAAAATTGCGGAAATGACGGTAGCTTGTGAACACAAACCTCAATATTTTGTGGATAAGTTAGCTCAAGGAGCCGCCAGAATTGCCGCTGCTTTCTATCCCAATCCGGTAGTAGTGCGAATGAGCGATTTCAAGAGTAATGAATACGCCAATCTTTTGGGAGGAAGGCAATTTGAACCCAAAGAAGAAAACCCAATGCTTAGCTGGCGAGGGGCGTCTCGTTACTATGATGAAAACTATCGCGATGCTTTTGCTTTAGAGTGTCAAGCCTTGAAGCGGGTGCGAGATGAAATGGGTTTAACCAATGTTATCCCGATGATTCCTTTCTGCCGCACTCCCGAAGAAGGGCGCAAGGTGTTAGCAGAGATGGCGAAGCATGGCTTGGAACAAGGTAAAAACGGTTTGCAAGTTTACGTGATGTGCGAGTTGCCCAGTAACGTAATCATGGCTGAAGAATTTGCCGAAGTTTTTGATGGTTTTTCGATCGGTTCTAACGACTTAACACAGCTAACGTTAGGTTTAGATCGGGATTCTGCGTTAGTAGCGCATATTTTTGACGAACGTAACGAAGCAGTGAAGCGGATGGTGAAGATGGCGATCGCTGCCGCTAAGAAAACTAATCGCAAAATCGGTATCTGCGGTCAAGCGCCCAGCGACTACCCGGAATTTGCTCGATTCTTGGTAGAACTGGGGATTGATTCGATCAGTTTAAACCCGGATTCTGTACTGAAGACGCTGTTGATGGTGGCGGAAGTTGAAGGGGTTTAACTCAATCGTTGCCACAACTGAACGTCAAGAAACCCGTTTTCCCCAAGAGAACGGGTTTTTCATGTAGCTGGAAATAAGTAAGCTGAGAAGAATGCTCTCCTGCCACAATCTCTTTATGAAAAAATACTCATTCAGCCAATTCTGCGCTTGGTCGCTGTTTATTTTCCTCCTCTGTGCCTTGCCTGCTTATTCCCAAACAATCTCCAGCCCTCAAACGCAGCAGAGCTATACTGGACCCGAAGTTTTGCAACAACTCGCAAAGGTAAACGTCATTTATTTAGGGGAAACCCACGATAGCCCTGAAGATCACCAAGCTCAACTGGAGATAATTCAGGAACTCTATCGGCGAAATCGGAAAGTAGCGATCGCGATGGAGATGTTCCAGCGTCCCTATCAAGGCGTACTCGATCGCTATCTGGCGGGGAAGATAACAGAAACTCAGCTAATCGAACAAAGCGAATATAAAAAACGCTGGGGTTTTTCTTGGGAATATTACGCCCCAATTTTGGGTTTTGCTAAGGAAAAGAAACTGCCTGTCTTAGCTTTAAATACTCCCAGCGAAGTCACCCGCAAAGTTGCCCGACAAGGATTAGAAAGCCTGACAGCAGCAGAACGGCGCTATATTCCAGCAAAGGCTGAAATCCGTACTGATAATCCTGAGTATCGCCAAATGGTACAACA
This genomic window from Coleofasciculus sp. FACHB-T130 contains:
- a CDS encoding ChaN family lipoprotein — encoded protein: MKKYSFSQFCAWSLFIFLLCALPAYSQTISSPQTQQSYTGPEVLQQLAKVNVIYLGETHDSPEDHQAQLEIIQELYRRNRKVAIAMEMFQRPYQGVLDRYLAGKITETQLIEQSEYKKRWGFSWEYYAPILGFAKEKKLPVLALNTPSEVTRKVARQGLESLTAAERRYIPAKAEIRTDNPEYRQMVQQAFQQHQVAGHGSSANFERFFTAQVLWDETMADAIAQFLKTHPDYQIVVLAGQAHIVYGYGIPSRVARRLGNKIVQRSILLNPTVEEPAQTDKAIADYFWVTVPDK
- the ppsA gene encoding phosphoenolpyruvate synthase; amino-acid sequence: MVTAAAERSLHLSKERSLILWFDEVGIIDVPLVGGKNASLGEMIQQLTRQGVNVPNGFATTAYAYRYFIQSAGLEDKLRSLFSDLDVEDLDNLRERGKKARALLMHTPFPEELRAAITAAYQQMCKLYGSDMDVAIRSSATAEDLPDASFAGQQETFLNVQTAPGVLAACHRCFASLFTDRAISYRHIKNFDHFDVALSVGVQKMVRSDLASSGVMFSIDTETGFKNAALITAAYGLGENVVQGAVNPDEYLVFKPTLKDGFRPIIDKRLGSKEFKLVCDQGGCKITKNERVPLSDQRKFALNDDEILQLAEWACLIENHYSDVHGKDMPMDIEWAKDGVTNELFIVQARPETVQSQKNKTVLRSYHLVGGQQAVPLLTGRSVGEAIGQGKARVILDANKIDLFQAGEVLVTDKTDPDWEPIMKKASAIITNKGGRTCHAAIIAREMGIPAIVGCGNGTDILKTGQEITVSCSEGEEGRVYSGLLPYEVQEIPLENLPRTRTKIMMNVGNPEEAFSLSAIPNDGVGLARLEFIIANHIKAHPLALIYYDKLEDVEAKEKIAEMTVACEHKPQYFVDKLAQGAARIAAAFYPNPVVVRMSDFKSNEYANLLGGRQFEPKEENPMLSWRGASRYYDENYRDAFALECQALKRVRDEMGLTNVIPMIPFCRTPEEGRKVLAEMAKHGLEQGKNGLQVYVMCELPSNVIMAEEFAEVFDGFSIGSNDLTQLTLGLDRDSALVAHIFDERNEAVKRMVKMAIAAAKKTNRKIGICGQAPSDYPEFARFLVELGIDSISLNPDSVLKTLLMVAEVEGV